Proteins from a single region of Kluyveromyces lactis strain NRRL Y-1140 chromosome A complete sequence:
- the KKQ8 gene encoding putative serine/threonine protein kinase KKQ8 (weakly similar to uniprot|P38970 Saccharomyces cerevisiae YJL165C HAL5 Putative protein kinase overexpression increases sodium and lithium tolerance whereas gene disruption increases cation and low pH sensitivity and impairs potassium uptake suggesting a role in regulation of Trk1p and/or Trk2p transporters), with amino-acid sequence MASSNVDSSEPRISRESSLKRSLSISKSLKGLFKSGGGNANTGPTTAAAAAAPSSISTPEVPTLATKDKQDRLKNLAANKEKELQTSRRGVASPSLSPTRHVSLSNLAKLSLTSRAGTGQVDPNVIHETSPLASDEESTDLAFGKRQSSSNRSSSFSNEEQEPNNKYPLLEKLMGDLDEMVCGSIDTQLSKSPDTVEASSLRRSRSTQRKRLNSFSLRPRALSNPGQNPNHPVENRERSNTSSIDLLMSHESESRAIYKSDQFSVYPDGHHAHHLKVVPIVHDLEQSLNKPKSSFSFSGFFKTHRTIADDGENLATALSLLPANRFSFHKRLSQIIDEENGNHNADEELEHNGNNGVDSDSDADYDNQSSGNSNPSDDESESDEDGYKGPNKSANVPKIVNEKSVIGANELKLINQLTEKIDNGFCLKGSKSDAVSSNEPSSAPRKQHLCEKYGKSIGIIGQGAYGVVKLCYKFIDPDEPDLKDNTYFHDNKLFYAVKELKPRPDEPPKKFSTRLTSEFVIGLSLSGGNKSRRSSARTHPNILNVIDLMQTPNAFYEVMEFCPSGDLYSLITRSSKSDSVLHPLEADCFMKQLLHGIQYMHAHGVAHCDIKPENLLFLPTGVLKICDFGTSSVFQTAWEKKAHFQTGPAGSEPYVAPEEFIPKQQYDPRLVDCWSCGIIYCVMVLGHYLWKIAIKGKDSVYDAFLEDMEKHGQYYVFDEMKHVSPGMNRYRTAALYHIFQVDPNKRITVDSLLKSSWMKRTKCCVTYPPRPV; translated from the coding sequence ATGGCTTCATCTAATGTGGACTCTTCTGAGCCCCGTATTTCCAGAGAAAGCTCTTTGAAGAGGTCTCTATCTATTTCAAAGTCGTTAAAAGGGTTGTTCAAGTCAGGAGGGGGAAACGCCAATACTGGCCCTActactgctgctgctgctgctgcacCATCTAGTATCAGTACTCCGGAAGTCCCCACCTTGGCCACTAAAGATAAACAGGATagattgaagaatttaGCTGctaataaagaaaaagagtTGCAGACCAGTCGGAGAGGTGTAGCGTCACCGAGCCTCTCTCCTACAAGACATGTTAGTTTATCCAATCTTGCGAAATTGTCGCTCACATCTAGAGCAGGTACTGGACAAGTGGATCCAAACGTCATACACGAGACAAGTCCGCTGGCGTCGGATGAGGAGTCGACAGACCTGGCTTTCGGGAAGAGGCAAAGCTCATCGAATAGATCGtcatccttttcaaatgaGGAGCAAGAGccaaataataaatatcCACTACTAGAAAAACTAATGGGCGATTTGGATGAGATGGTATGCGGTAGTATTGATACACagctttcaaaatctcCTGACACCGTAGAAGCTTCGTCACTGAGAAGATCGAGATCAACGCAACGGAAGAGACTGAACTCGTTTTCACTACGTCCAAGGGCATTGTCTAATCCTGGTCAAAATCCCAATCATCCAGTCGAGAATAGAGAAAGGTCTAATACATCAAGTATTGATCTGCTTATGAGCCACGAGTCTGAATCTAGAGCTATTTACAAGTCGGATCAGTTTAGTGTCTATCCTGATGGCCATCATGCTCACCACTTGAAAGTGGTGCCTATAGTACATGATTTAGAGcaatctttgaacaaaCCTAAGAGCTcgttttcattttctggTTTTTTTAAGACTCACCGTACCATTGCCGATGATGGAGAGAATTTGGCGACAGCATTGTCGTTATTGCCAGCAAACCGGTTTAGTTTCCACAAGAGACTCAGTCAGATAATAGACGAGGAAAACGGTAATCATAATGCGGATGAGGAACTTGAGCATAATGGAAATAATGGTGTTGATTCCGATTCAGATGCGGATTATGACAACCAGTCCTCTGGAAATTCGAACCCATCTGATGACGAATCCgaatctgatgaagatggttATAAGGGACCAAATAAATCAGCCAATGTACCAAAGATTGTTAACGAAAAATCCGTCATTGGTGCTAACGAATTGAAACTGATAAACCAATTAACCGAAAAGATCGATAACGGATTTTGTTTGAAGGGCTCTAAGTCTGATGCAGTTTCCTCCAATGAACCTTCTTCTGCTCCACGAAAGCAGCATTTATGTGAGAAATACGGGAAGTCGATCGGTATCATTGGACAAGGTGCCTATGGGGTTGTAAAACTATGCTATAAATTTATTGACCCAGATGAACCTGATCTGAAAGATAATACATATTTCCATGATAACAAGTTATTCTATGCGGTAAAAGAACTGAAGCCAAGACCTGATGAGCCTCCAAAGAAGTTTAGCACAAGACTAACCTCAGAATTTGTGATAGGATTATCGTTGAGTGGTGGTAACAAAAGCAGAAGATCTTCGGCAAGAACACATCCTAACATTTTAAACGTTATTGATTTAATGCAAACACCTAACGCATTTTATGAAGTAATGGAATTTTGCCCTTCAGGTGATCTATACAGCTTGATTACAAGAAGCTCAAAATCTGATTCAGTTTTACATCCATTAGAAGCAGATTGCTTCATGAAACAACTACTACATGGTATTCAATACATGCATGCTCACGGTGTAGCTCATTGTGATATTAAACCAGAAAACTTGCTATTTCTCCCTACAGGTGTATTAAAAATATGTGATTTTGGTACAAGTTCTGTGTTCCAAACAGCCTGGGAAAAGAAAGCACATTTCCAAACCGGACCAGCAGGATCTGAGCCTTATGTTGCGCCTGAGGAGTTTATTCCAAAACAACAATACGATCCAAGACTAGTTGATTGCTGGAGCTGTGGTATTATCTACTGTGTTATGGTTTTAGGCCATTATTTATGGAAAATTGCTATCAAAGGCAAGGATTCAGTATATGACGCATTCCTCGAGGATATGGAAAAACATGGACAATATTATGTATTTGACGAAATGAAACATGTGTCTCCAGGTATGAACCGGTACAGAACTGCTGCACTTTATCATATCTTCCAAGTTGATCCGAATAAAAGGATAACGGTGGATTCATTGCTAAAAAGTTCGTGGATGAAGAGGACAAAATGCTGCGTTACATATCCACCAAGGCCGGTGTAA
- a CDS encoding LrgB family protein (conserved hypothetical protein): MTVRSIAVRHTGSFVDFLHIYKYSLLKQYVFVPIGVILIMMILYGVNILIKDVIGIKFPASVAVMLVNFCFLCVLSMINENLTQKIVGVIDVPLSWALRWMNLFFTPAFVTLPLSPWISFREAMLIAASFVFMYIITGFCLAYVTIFGQKLFALATGHLGRSNGRKRTSLLGSKEDILRDAENGYSSADEDATEEESTLDINEDDDDIHSFADIFSDPDVEDFQLVNVASNSGFPLQRTRTNLTHHLAMGDTANLDADILRGSEIGLPNDKGLGITQNVQDIYDEDNTHGSDSTAETNQLLLQPALIHSRNNAAMVPMASKRFCGSTSHDQFSDRNREVECERAITRQFSHRMEHLFTVNMWHDHLHHVLYGLGFFATIFTYYFSWYIMPFQLFTAICMFFIVTDAPLLPNPKYKKFLHPVICSVALFWIVELISSLIKHRQIKYFLSDLREYKVGTTYLTLFTNTSVSGPNKNWPGAGDIFSSCMDVSIVALSMPMYTYRSDLKKHFVVLLIPTISLCAATLMLNPFICYNIGISSYNSIGFIGRSITLALGMPVIENFEGSVTVMAVITVLSGIVGALSGGPMLDFFRVPRDDFVTRGLTLGCNCGAIATSYLLTVDRRAAAISSLSFVLYGAIMVILSSIGPIKDFVHQIVSL; encoded by the coding sequence ATGACGGTAAGAAGTATTGCCGTGAGGCATACCGGATCATTCGTTGATTTTTTGCATATTTATAAGTACAGTTTGTTGAAACAGTACGTTTTCGTTCCAATCGGTGTGATATTGATCATGATGATCTTATATGGAGTTAATATATTAATTAAAGATGTGATAGGGATCAAATTTCCTGCATCAGTTGCTGTAATGTTGGTaaatttctgtttcttaTGTGTTTTATCTATGATTAATGAGAACTTAACTCAGAAGATTGTTGGTGTCATCGATGTTCCTTTAAGTTGGGCTTTGAGATGGATGAATTTATTCTTTACACCAGCGTTTGTCACTTTACCTTTGAGTCCCTGGATATCTTTTAGAGAAGCTATGTTAATAGCTGCCTCGTTCGTGTTCATGTACATAATCACCGGGTTTTGTTTGGCATACGTAACTATATTTGGTCAAAAGCTGTTTGCACTGGCTACTGGCCACCTTGGTAGGTCGAATGGAAGGAAACGGACTTCTTTACTCGGCAGTAAAGAGGATATTCTTCGTGATGCTGAGAATGGATACAGTTCTGCGGATGAAGATGctactgaagaagaaagtaCACTGGACATAAACgaagacgatgatgatattcaTAGTTTTGCTGACATTTTCTCGGATCctgatgttgaagatttcCAATTAGTCAACGTTGCTTCAAATAGTGGGTTCCCATTGCAAAGAACTCGTACAAATCTTACTCATCATTTGGCAATGGGTGATACTGCTAATTTAGATGCTGACATTCTAAGAGGTAGTGAAATTGGACTTCCTAACGACAAGGGATTAGGGATCACTCAAAATGTGCAGGACATTTATGACGAGGATAACACTCATGGATCTGACTCAACTGCTGAAACAAATCAGTTGTTATTACAGCCTGCTCTGATACATTCTCGTAATAATGCAGCCATGGTTCCAATGGCATCGAAACGTTTCTGTGGATCTACCTCTCATGATCAATTTTCTGATAGAAATAGAGAGGTAGAGTGTGAAAGAGCCATCACCAGGCAGTTCTCTCACAGAATGGAACATCTTTTCACCGTAAACATGTGGCACGATCACTTGCATCATGTTCTATACGGATTGGGGTTTTTCGCAACTATATTCACATACTATTTTTCATGGTACATCATGCCTTTCCAACTATTTACCGCCATTTGCAtgttcttcatcgtcaccGATGCACCATTATTGCCAAATCCTAAGTATAAGAAATTCTTGCATCCTGTTATTTGTTCAGTGGCTCTATTCTGGATCGTTGAATTGATCTCATCACTCATTAAACATCGccaaatcaaatatttcCTCTCGGATCTTCGTGAATACAAGGTTGGTACAACATACTTAACATTATTCACAAATACTAGTGTATCAGGTCCAAACAAGAACTGGCCTGGCGCCGGTGATATTTTTTCCTCCTGTATGGACGTCTCTATTGTCGCATTATCGATGCCCATGTACACTTACAGAAGCGATCTAAAGAAACATTTTGTCGTGCTTCTTATCCCAACCATCTCTTTATGTGCTGCCACTCTAATGTTAAATCCCTTTATATGCTACAACATCGGTATCAGCTCATATAACTCCATTGGATTCATTGGAAGAAGCATCACTTTAGCCTTGGGGATGCCCGTCATCGAAAATTTCGAAGGATCCGTTACCGTAATGGCTGTCATTACAGTGCTAAGTGGTATCGTAGGTGCACTATCCGGAGGTCCCATGCTTGACTTCTTCAGAGTACCTCGCGATGATTTCGTCACCAGAGGCCTAACTCTAGGCTGTAACTGCGGTGCCATCGCCACCAGCTACCTCTTAACAGTAGATAGAAGAGCTGCTGCTATCAGCTCCCTTTCCTTCGTCTTATACGGTGCAATAATGGTTATCCTAAGTTCGATAGGGCCCATAAAAGACTTCGTGCATCAGATCGTATCGCTATAA
- a CDS encoding amino acid permease (similar to uniprot|P19145 Saccharomyces cerevisiae YKR039W GAP1 General amino acid permease localization to the plasma membrane is regulated by nitrogen source) encodes MSQEKKLDYSIDQETQLESGEFHEQNSYVSQSDASPVEGTRWERFRDSFKRADTQDLDPNLTDAEKMAILTANAPLKRTLKSRHLQMIAIGGAIGTGLFVGSGKALATAGPAGILIGWALTGTMIYCMVMAMGELAVTFPIAGGFTTYASRFVDESFGFAFNTIYMLQWLVVLPLEIVAASITVNYWGTPDKYRDGFVALFYVVIVAINFFGVKGYGEAEFIFSFIKVITVIGYIILGVILVCGGGPQGGYIGGRLWHNPGAFANGFKGVCSVFVTAAFSFAGSELVGLAAAETANPRKSLPSAAKQVFWRITLFYILALLMVGLLVPYTSDRLIGQSSVDAAASPFVISIQNAGIKGLPSVINVVILIAVLSVGNSAVFACSRSMAALANQGSLPKIFGYIDRTGRPLVGIIVTCVFGLLSFIAASPKEGEVFDWLLALSGLSSLFTWGGIMLCHIRVRRALAAQNRTTAELSFTAPTGVWGSVYGFVLIILILMAQFWIALFPIGDKPSASAFFEAYLSFPILIAFYIGHKIWKKNWKLFIRAKNIDIDTGRRETDIEALKQEIAEEKAFIASKPFYYRMYKFWC; translated from the coding sequence ATGAGtcaagagaagaagttaGATTACTCCATTGACCAGGAGACTCAACTGGAATCTGGTGAATTCCACGAACAAAACAGCTATGTTTCGCAATCTGATGCTTCTCCAGTCGAGGGTACCAGGTGGGAACGGTTCAGGGACTCGTTCAAGCGAGCTGATACTCAGGATTTGGATCCTAATTTAACGGACGCCGAGAAAATGGCCATTCTTACAGCTAATGCgcctttgaaaagaactttgaaatcaagaCATTTGCAGATGATTGCCATCGGTGGTGCTATTGGTACCGGTCTTTTCGTTGGTTCTGGTAAGGCATTGGCTACTGCCGGTCCTGCAGGTATCTTGATCGGTTGGGCTCTTACCGGTACTATGATTTACTGTATGGTTATGGCCATGGGTGAGTTAGCTGTCACTTTCCCTATCGCTGGTGGGTTCACCACTTATGCATCCAGATTTGTCGATGAATCCTTCGGTTTCGCTTTTAACACTATTTATATGTTGCAATGGTTAGTTGTGCTTCCCTTGGAAATTGTTGCTGCTTCTATTACGGTGAATTACTGGGGTACTCCAGATAAATATAGAGATGGGTTTGTTGCGTTGTTTTATGTGGTGATTGTCGCtatcaatttctttggtgTTAAGGGTTACGGTGAAGCtgaatttatcttttccttcatcAAAGTTATCACTGTCATTGGATATATCATTCTTGGTGTCATTCTTGTATGTGGTGGTGGCCCACAAGGTGGTTACATCGGTGGTAGGCTATGGCATAACCCAGGTGCCTTTGCTAATGGGTTCAAGGGTGTCTGTTCCGTGTTCGTTACTGCTGCATTCTCCTTTGCTGGTTCTGAATTGGTCGGTTTGGCCGCAGCCGAAACTGCAAACCCAAGAAAGTCCTTACCAAGTGCCGCTAAGCAAGTGTTCTGGAGAATTACTCTTTTCTATATCCTTGCCTTGTTGATGGTCGGTCTATTGGTCCCATACACCAGTGATAGATTGATTGGACAAAGTTCTGTCGATGCTGCTGCATCCCCATTCGTTATTTCCATTCAAAATGCCGGTATTAAAGGTTTACCTTCTGTGATCAACGTTGTTATCTTGATTGCTGTTCTATCTGTTGGTAACTCTGCTGTTTTTGCTTGCTCAAGATCCATGGCTGCATTGGCTAACCAAGGTTCTTTACCAAAGATTTTTGGTTACATTGACAGAACCGGTAGACCATTGGTCGGTATTATTGTCACTTGTGTCTTTGGTTTGTTATCCTTCATTGCTGCATCTCCAAAGGAAGGTGAAGTATTCGACTGGTTATTGGCGTTGTCTGGTTTGTCCTCTTTGTTTACATGGGGTGGTATCATGCTTTGTCACATCAGAGTTAGAAGAGCTTTGGCCGCACAAAACAGAACCACTGCTGAACTCAGTTTCACCGCACCAACTGGTGTATGGGGTTCCGTATACGGTTTCGTATTGATTattttgatcttgatgGCCCAATTCTGGATCGCTTTGTTCCCAATTGGTGATAAACCAAGTGCATCTGCCTTCTTCGAAGCTTACCTATCGTTCCCAATCTTGATTGCGTTCTACATCGGTCACAAGATctggaagaaaaactgGAAGTTGTTTATCAGAGCCAAGAATATTGATATCGATACTGGTAGAAGAGAAACTGACATCGAAgctttgaaacaagaaattgcCGAAGAAAAGGCTTTTATCGCTTCCAAACCATTCTACTACAGAATGTACAAGTTCTGGTGTTGA
- a CDS encoding uncharacterized protein (similar to uniprot|P19145 Saccharomyces cerevisiae YKR039W GAP1 General amino acid permease localization to the plasma membrane is regulated by nitrogen source): MTEEKKLDYSIVQETQLEPGEFDELNSYVSQSDTSRVGGTRWERFKDSFREAETVDLDPSLTPAEKMAILTANAPLKRTLKSRHLQMIGIGGAIGTGLFVGSGKSLATAGPAGILIGWALTGTMIYCMVMAMGELAVTFPVAGGYTTYASRFVDESFGFAFNTVYAMGWLITLPLEIVAASITVNYWGTPAKYRDAFVALFYVVIVGINLFGVKGYGEAEFIFSFIKVIAVIGFIILGVILVCGGGPQGGYIGGRLWHNPGAFANGFKGVCSVFVTAAFSFAGSELVGLAAAETANPRKSIPSAAKQVFWRITLFYILALLMVGLLVPYTSDRLIGQSSVDAAASPFVISIQNAGIKGLPSVINVVILIAVLSVGNCAVFGCSRSMAALANQGSLPKIFGYIDRTGRPLVGIVVTCVFGLLSFIAASPKEGEVFDWLLALSGLSSLFTWGGILLCHIRVRRALAAQNRTTAELSFTAPTDVWGSVYSLILIILILIAQFWIALFPIGGKPSAAAFFEAYLSFPIYIVFYIGHKIWKKNWKLFIKASDIDIDSGRRETDIEALKQEIAEEKAFIASKPFYYRMYKFWC, translated from the coding sequence ATGActgaagagaaaaaattgGATTACTCCattgttcaagaaactcAATTGGAACCTGGCGAGTTCGATGAACTAAACAGCTATGTTTCGCAATCCGATACTTCCCGAGTCGGGGGTACCAGATGGGAACGgttcaaagattctttcaGGGAAGCTGAAACCGTGGACTTGGATCCAAGTCTAACACCTGCTGAGAAGATGGCCATTCTTACAGCTAATGCccctttgaaaagaactttgaaatcaagaCATTTGCAAATGATTGGTATAGGTGGTGCCATTGGTACCGGTCTTTTCGTTGGTTCTGGTAAGTCCTTGGCTACTGCTGGTCCTGCAGGTATCTTGATCGGTTGGGCTCTTACCGGTACTATGATTTACTGTATGGTTATGGCCATGGGTGAGTTAGCTGTTACCTTCCCTGTTGCAGGTGGGTATACAACTTATGCATCGAGATTTGTCGATGAATCTTTTGGTTTTGCGTTTAACACTGTATACGCAATGGGTTGGTTAATTACACTACCTCTAGAAATAGTGGCTGCTTCTATTACGGTGAATTACTGGGGCACTCCAGCTAAATATAGGGATGCGTTCGTCGCCTTGTTTTATGTGGTGATTGTCGGTATCAATTTATTTGGTGTCAAGGGTTACGGTGAAGCtgaatttatcttttcctttatcAAAGTTATTGCCGTCATCGGGTTCATTATCCTTGGTGTCATCCTTGTCTGCGGTGGCGGTCCACAAGGTGGTTACATCGGTGGTAGGCTATGGCATAACCCAGGTGCCTTTGCCAATGGGTTCAAGGGTGTCTGTTCCGTGTTCGTTACTGCTGCATTCTCCTTTGCTGGTTCTGAATTGGTCGGTTTGGCCGCTGCTGAAACTGCAAACCCAAGAAAATCCATACCAAGCGCCGCTAAGCAAGTGTTCTGGAGAATTACTCTTTTCTATATCCTTGCCTTGTTGATGGTCGGCCTATTGGTTCCATACACCAGTGATAGATTGATTGGACAAAGTTCTGTCGATGCTGCTGCATCCCCATTCGTTATTTCCATTCAAAATGCCGGTATTAAAGGTTTACCTTCTGTGATCAACGTTGTTATCTTGATTGCTGTTCTATCTGTTGGTAATTGCGCTGTCTTTGGTTGTTCAAGATCAATGGCTGCATTGGCTAACCAAGGTTCTTTACCAAAGATTTTTGGTTACATTGACAGAACCGGTAGACCATTGGTCGGTATTGTGGTGACTTGCGTCTTTGGTTTGCTATCCTTCATTGCTGCATCTCCAAAGGAAGGTGAAGTATTCGACTGGTTATTGGCGTTGTCTGGTTTGTCCTCTTTGTTTACATGGGGTGGTATTTTGCTTTGTCACATCAGAGTTAGAAGAGCTTTGGCTGCACAAAACAGAACCACTGCTGAACTCAGTTTCACTGCACCAACTGATGTATGGGGTTCCGTGTACAGCTTGATCCTAATTATATTAATTTTAATAGCCCAATTCTGGATCGCTTTGTTCCCAATTGGTGGTAAACCGAGTGCTGCAGCATTCTTCGAAGCTTACTTATCTTTCCCAATTTACATCGTATTCTACATCGGTCATAAGATctggaagaaaaactgGAAGTTGTTCATCAAAGCTTCggatattgatattgattCTGGTAGAAGAGAAACTGACATCGAAGCTTTGAAGCAAGAAATTGCCGAAGAAAAGGCTTTTATCGCTTCCAAACCATTCTACTACAGAATGTACAAGTTCTGGTGTTGA
- a CDS encoding uncharacterized protein (similar to uniprot|Q05497 Saccharomyces cerevisiae YDR338C) — protein sequence MATLFGKTLSQVHPKLRTNGIGIATNHRRISLGFDLVSRDKKNPLLRKYLRKRRHRGLRRGLHPDEQGSYHTLDEDFGSSVREPSVYDDLDEVLEDIDEYDEDGEPLSRTVSLPSRVSEPSNVSQQNLDWLLEEHERRFSSSQNSENDEDEDLENGTSEQADVIAYDDFMHRVRQQLQQDFHDRAYAGGAGGSGAGGPNRRRGSLISVTSRGSVPQVFQDVGSMKEEDLSHAKVTANSELKVLASYSIPLIFTFLLEQMFPVVCSLTVGHLGRTELAAVSLASMTTNITYAIFEGIATSLDTLCPLAYGSGNYYSVGVHMQRCIMFSFTVFIPFGFIWWWSETLLTLVMPHEPELIHMTAKFLRVSILGAPAYIIFESLKRFLQAQGIFDAGIYVLMICAPWNMFVSYTLVWNERIGMGFIGAPIAVVLNFWTMVTLLSLYAIYVDGYKCWGGFNSKSLKHWKALSELAVPGIVMLEAEDLSYEILTLFSSYFGTPYLAAQSAVSTTAALLYMIPFSVGISSSTRIGNFIGCRRPNCAKLSAELGIGSSLFVGLLNCLIINVDKRSIANIYTKDEEVIQLMCQLLPLVGIVEIFDSLNAISGSCLRGLGLQYIGSIVNLVVYHLVAIPLGIFLAWYMDMKLNGLWIGIGVGMLIIGLVQSYYVIFADWNDVMERAEKRRDHDRDADSDTDSLESVSSVEAYSDSESDSESSPLLLR from the coding sequence ATGGCTACACTATTTGGAAAGACGTTGTCTCAGGTTCATCCGAAGCTTCGAACAAATGGTATTGGTATTGCAACTAACCATAGACGCATTTCGCTAGGGTTCGATTTAGTGAGCAGAGACAAGAAGAATCCGTTATTACGGAAGTATTTAAGGAAACGCAGACATCGTGGGTTGAGGCGAGGGTTGCATCCAGATGAGCAAGGTAGTTATCACACTTTGGATGAGGATTTTGGAAGCAGTGTTAGAGAACCGTCTGTTTACGACGATTTAGACgaagttttggaagataTAGATGAGTACGATGAGGACGGAGAACCCTTAAGTCGGACGGTGTCATTGCCCTCGAGGGTATCAGAACCAAGCAACGTATCACAACAAAATCTTGATTGGCTCTTAGAGGAGCACGAGAGAAGGTTCTCATCATCGCAGAACAGTGAGAACGACGAAGATGAGGACCTTGAGAATGGGACCTCAGAACAAGCGGATGTAATAGCATATGACGACTTTATGCACCGGGTCAGACAGCAATTGCAACAAGACTTCCATGATAGAGCATATGCAGGTGGTGCTGGCGGTAGTGGTGCAGGCGGTCCCAACAGGAGACGTGGGTCGCTAATATCAGTAACTAGTCGAGGTTCAGTACCGCAGGTATTTCAAGATGTGGGCAGcatgaaagaagaagatttaaGCCATGCTAAAGTAACCGCAAATAGTGAACTCAAAGTGTTGGCATCGTATTCAATCCCATTGattttcactttcttaTTGGAACAGATGTTCCCCGTGGTATGCTCGTTAACGGTGGGTCATTTGGGGAGGACAGAATTGGCAGCGGTCTCTTTGGCTTCAATGACCACAAACATTACGTATGCTATCTTTGAAGGTATAGCCACGAGTTTGGATACACTATGTCCATTAGCCTACGGATCTGGGAATTATTACAGTGTTGGTGTTCACATGCAGCGCTGTATCATGTTTTCATTTACAGTATTCATACCGTTCGGATTTATATGGTGGTGGTCTGAAACATTGTTGACCTTAGTAATGCCGCATGAACCAGAATTAATCCATATGACCGCGAAATTCCTTCGAGTCAGTATACTCGGTGCTCCGGCCTACATCATATTCGAAAGTTTAAAGCGGTTCTTACAAGCACAAGGTATCTTTGATGCAGGGATCTACGTTTTAATGATATGTGCTCCTTGGAACATGTTTGTTAGTTACACTTTGGTGTGGAATGAAAGAATAGGTATGGGATTTATCGGAGCACCTATTGCTGTTGTACTCAATTTTTGGACTATGGTCACCTTGCTATCGTTATATGCTATATACGTGGACGGATACAAATGTTGGGGTGGGTTTAACTCCAAGAGTTTAAAACATTGGAAAGCTTTGTCAGAACTTGCTGTTCCCGGTATCGTGATGTTAGAAGCAGAAGATCTATCCTATGAGATTTTAACCCTATTCAGTTCTTATTTTGGTACTCCATACTTGGCCGCCCAATCCGCTGTTTCCACCACGGCAGCGTTATTGTACATGATCCCATTCTCTGTCGGTATCTCATCAAGTACACGAATTGGAAATTTCATTGGATGTAGAAGACCCAACTGTGCCAAATTGAGTGCTGAACTCGGTATAGGGTCTAGTTTATTCGTTGGACTGCTAAACTGTTTGATAATCAACGTGGACAAGAGGAGCATAGCAAATATCTATACAAAGGACGAAGAAGTCATCCAGTTAATGTGTCAACTGTTACCGTTGGTCGGTATAGTGGAGATATTCGACTCTTTGAATGCGATCAGTGGATCATGTTTACGTGGTCTTGGACTACAGTACATCGGAAGCATAGTGAACCTTGTTGTGTACCATCTGGTAGCCATCCCATTGGGAATTTTCTTGGCATGGTACATGGACATGAAATTGAATGGGCTATGGATCGGTATCGGTGTTGGAATGTTAATTATAGGATTAGTGCAAAGTTATTACGTGATTTTTGCAGACTGGAACGACGTCATGGAAAGAGCAGAGAAGAGACGGGATCATGATCGGGATGCAGACTCAGATACAGATTCGCTAGAATCTGTATCCTCAGTAGAAGCTTATTCAGACTCAGAATCAGACTCAGAATCCAGTCCACTGCTATTACGCTAG